In Longimicrobium sp., the genomic window GACATCCTGCCCGGCATGGGTAGAACGCACCAGGAGCCCAAAAGACCTGAGGGATCGCCCGGGCCTCTGTGGATGTCGAGCGAAGGGGGGTTAGCCCGGCTGGCGTCGCGTCAACCGGCGGATGCGGCGCGCGAAGCGGAAGAGGACGAACAGCAGCACCGCCACCAGCACCAGCGCAAGCAGCGGCGCCAGGAACGCGATCACGATCGCGCCCACCGCCGCGACGTCCTCCAGCACGCTCAGCACGGGGTTCCCCAGCCCGCCCGTGGTGGCCGTGCTTCCCAACCGCGCCGTGGCCTTGGCGCCGTGCACCCCCAGAGCGAGCGGCGCGCCCAGCACGATGCCGATGCCGACCGCGAACTCCGGCGACACCTGGTACAGAAACGGTGTCGCGGCGAGCGCGGCCAGCACGGGCTTGCTCACCACCTGCACCGAGTCCAGCACGTGGTCCACCAGCGGCACCTTGTCGCCCAGGATCTCCAGCAGCGTCGCCACGCCGAAGATCACCATCGTCTGCGGCTGGTCCAGCCACTCCATGGCCGGCGGCAGGGGCATGTCCGACATCCAGGCCGCCACGCTGGCGCTGAAGATGGGCAGAAAGGCGCGCAGCCCCGCGCAGGCGGCCAGCACCAGGCCCAGCGCGGCGGCGGAAAGTGCTTCCATGTGCGTTCGGAAGACGGCGGTCGGAGGGGGAAGGTCTGGGCTCCTGATACTCACGCCCGCCGAGCGGGAGCGCAAGCGGAACTTACAATTTGGCTCGACAGAGTCAGTGACGTCACGCGTTCCGCGAGACTACGCCTTCCGGTGCGCTGCTCTGCGCGGTGCTTGCGCGGCCTGCCGCGCCGACCGCGTCCCCACCTCGAGAGGAGCCCCTTTTCGAGTGATGAGCAATGGGCTGACCAGCCCATTCCGATCCCTTCAAGCTGTCCCTGAGATTCAAGTCATCGGATAGCCCCGGGCCGCTCGCTTGTTGAGGTGGAGTTCCGCGGGAGAGCCCAGTCGGTATGGTGCAAGGTTCTGCCCTTCGCATATTGTTGTTTAGATGGGGGGGTGCGATACTGGAGTCACCCCCTGCGCAGATTTGCACCGGACCTCCGCATCGCTACGACAGTTGCGCTCGACGCGCTACCCCATCCCGGTGCTTCC contains:
- a CDS encoding DUF4126 domain-containing protein — translated: MEALSAAALGLVLAACAGLRAFLPIFSASVAAWMSDMPLPPAMEWLDQPQTMVIFGVATLLEILGDKVPLVDHVLDSVQVVSKPVLAALAATPFLYQVSPEFAVGIGIVLGAPLALGVHGAKATARLGSTATTGGLGNPVLSVLEDVAAVGAIVIAFLAPLLALVLVAVLLFVLFRFARRIRRLTRRQPG